Proteins encoded by one window of Glycine soja cultivar W05 chromosome 15, ASM419377v2, whole genome shotgun sequence:
- the LOC114386111 gene encoding protein MAINTENANCE OF MERISTEMS-like produces MVRTRGLGHVLGHVTGRGVGRGDSDDSDDAPQHRRPTTSACRQRVAVTAEHDEPVVPVTKVVGASIEPAVYADEPMAGGDERPELKLSSHKRKIHSLGRPVLAIEGLVAGTGRIPLIACLVDTSNRGLLSSFVERWHRETSSFHLPMGEVTITLDDVSSLLHLPVRLPGLRQDSVVDRTYACNGYVISMSVDARKSATDVHVVYLEALCDLGQTGRYAWGVAALVHMYDHLNDASINSSRQLDGYITLLQCWIYKHFPSVAESTTDPNNDEDSPRACRWIATKKTMKSILHRRTGSA; encoded by the exons atggttaggaccAGAGGACTAGGTCATGTCTTAGGTCACGTTACTGGCAGAGGTGTGGGCAGAGGAGATAgtgatgattctgatgatgcTCCGCAGCATCGAAGGCCTACCACATCCGCATGCAGGCAGAGAGTAGCTGTCACAGCTGAGCATGATGAGCCAGTGGTCCCTGTGACAAAGGTTGTTGGAGCTTCGATTGAGCCTGCCGTATATGCGGATGAGCCGATGGCAGGAGGTGAT gagcgtCCTGAGTTGAAGTTATCCTCTCACAAGAGGAAGATCCATAGTTTAGGCAGGCCTGTCCTTGCCATTGAGGGGCTAGTTGCTGGGACAGGACGAATTCCTCTGATTGCGTGTTTGGTAGACACTAGCAATCGGGGACTTTTGTCTTCGTTTGTCGAGCGGTGGCACCGGGAGACATCTAGTTTCCATCTCCCTATGGGAGAGGTGACGATCACGTTGGACGATGTCTCATCTCTTCTGCATCTGCCTGTG AGGCTGCCAGGGTTGAGACAAGATAGTGTCGTGGACCGTACATACGCCTGCAATGGGTACGTGATATCTATGAGCGTCGATGCCAGAAAG agtgcaaccgaTGTTCATGTTGTGTATTTGGAGGCCCTTTGTGACCTCGGTCAGACCGGGAGGTACGCCTGGGGAGTAGCTGCGCTAGTGCATATGTACGACCACCTGAACGATGCTTCTATCAACAGCAGCCGACAGCTTGACGGTTACATCACACTGCTGCAG TGCTGGATATACAAGCACTTTCCCTCAGTCGCGGAGTCCACTACTGATCCGAACAACGACGAGGATTCACCGCGTGCCTGTAGGTGGATTGCTACGAAGAAGACCATGAAGAGCATACTACACCGGCGTACAGGGAGTGCCTGA